The nucleotide window GCAAGGCCGTTTCCATCCGTGCCCACAAGCCCTGCAGTCCCCAGTCTAGCCAAGCGATTGCTGCCGTGTGCATTGTATgaggaaaaaaaacaagGAAAAAAGCGGAAAGGGCGGGCTACGAATACAGAGTACGCAAGCATCAATTACACGATGCAGCATGGCCGGCAGCGAGCGTTTTACGCGCACAAAAGGCGCCAAGACGCCGGCACTGTCTCTAATTCGACCTGTCGACGTTCACAGCTGGCGCATCTCGGGCTTTTGGGAGAGAAGCAGCGCGAAAGCCACGCGTGACAGACGCGCGGAAGCAACGAGTAAAGGGGACCAGTAGCCGTGCAGTAGCCgacctaggtaggtaggtaggtaggtaggtaggtagacaGACTACCTAGTATAGCGGTCGATGATACTGATTGGGTCGGTGGGAAGACTTTGCAACGAGCTGGATGCAGTTTTAAGGGGTGCTGCCGCCTGAGGCAGCATATCGTCTTGCGGCTGCTTCAAGGAAGGCCCCTATTTCTCAGGGACTGCTTTGCTTGCGTCCTCTGTCGCATCTGAAATGCACATGCACACCCAAACTCTTCCGAAGAAGGAGAGCGAGCACAAACTACTCTGCGGTCGAGCGAGTGCCTCTCTTCCGCGCGCCTCGTGACAGTCAGACTCGAGAGCGACGTGATTCGATCGGTCGGTCGTGTCGGAGATGAGAGCGAAAAGGCTGGCTGATGGCAAACAAGTAAGCTCTTCTTCAGACGGATGATCTCCCTATATGCCTGGCCCCAGCATCATCTTTCTTATCGTCCTATGAGTTGGATGCGAATAAAAGCAAACGGGCCGTTGATTCTCGTAACGAGGGTTGGCAGTGGTGGCGAGACCCCTATGCACGAACACGGTGTAAAGACCACTGGGAATCGCCCACCTCTGTATAGAGCCCTCTGAACAGATTACACCTATTTACCTACCTTGAGCACTCACCGCCATGTGGCCCGGGGAACATCCGCTCGAGCACGACAGCATTCCGCATCTGCTGGACGACGTTCGACGGGCACCAACCATGGGTTGAACCAGATATGTTGGAGTTCCGGCTCGCAGACCAGTACTGGTGCAGCGTCCGGCCGAGAGGCGAACAGCCCAACTGTAGAGTTTAAACGGTGTTTCCAAGAGGGAGGACCCATTCCCTCGtgggtggtggcggtgggtGGGCGAGACCATTTGGCCCTTGGGACCTGGGTGCTTGGGGCGCGCCCCCCTTGGGCCGGCTTGAAGTGGTCCCCATGGCGTAATTAGCTCTTATTAGTTGCTTTGGGGGCCTGGGTTAGCGAGCTGTTAGAGTCTGGCTGCGTTACACGCCATGCGGAGGTTGAGGATGGTTTTGGCTCCTCTTTTTTGCTCCTTACTCCTGACTTGGTAATGCACCCaccttaggtacctactcAGGTGGATAAGTAGGTACTTgcgtaggtaggtaggcaccAAGTTGAAGGTCGGACGACGGGTACATCGACCTTGACCCATCTTAGCGTAGCCCCATCTGTACCTGCGTCGGGGGGATTTCTGGCTGCAGGCTGAGGGTGCGGTGCGGACTGCAGTTTCAAGCTGGCCAATCAGAGACCCGAACTGCAGTTGCTAACTTGCTTCACAGCACATCCCGACTAAGGCATGTATCGGCGTAACCCCCCTCCCAGCTCCCAAATTGGACGGGACATTGGATCCAGTAGCCCGAGGGGGGACGCTGAGGACGAGAGCATTCATCTGTTCCTTACTATccgcgctctctctctttcttgtCAGGAAGTACAGAGACGGATAGTACATAACTAGGTGCTGGGCAAGATAGGTAAGTAGGCTGGCCTTACGTTTGAAGGGCCCTGCGTTACGGCTGCAAACGCTCTCTCTCGTCTTTTCTTACTTTTCTTCCTTGCAAATACATACTTAGTTGCCATCACCACCTTGCATATGCCATGCGCCAGCGAACCTGACGAGAAAAGCAACAAACGGCCGTTGGCGCAATTGGCAAATCTCGAATTGCATTGCACTGCGTGCGGCACTGACCTCACTCTGGCCCCCGTCTCCTCTCACCTCTCACCCTCCTCCACTGGCATAATTACATTCACTCGTCGCTGCATCCATCCCGGCCTGCGGATACCACGTCCAAGGACAACCGCTCCCGCTTTGCTCTCGCCCGCCCTCTTTTGCAACCAACACATCATTGCCCTTCTTTCCCCCAaagccgacgacaacgacccGACCGGCCCGGGCCTCTTCCCATCTTTCACTTAACTGCGCCTTTtcccctcgtcgacgcctcTCTGTCCAtccctcctcgacctcgactgAGGTACGGATACCCAACCCTCCTACTCACACTTGCGCGCACATACGCACGCGCGGGCCACGGACACTCGACCATCCCCACGCGGCCacgcctcgtcgtccgatCTATATCATCACCCACCGCCCCGACTGTAAACTATCGTTGCGTTCGACCATCCATCCGACGTttctcctgctgctgcttgggCCGAAGCATCTGCTTTCTTTCGACTGCGCCTGCTGCACGAGAATAGCAATCGTGCATCTACACTAGCCTCCAGCCATCATCCGCTTGGTACTGCCTTGGTAAGTGCATATAACGGCGACCAGATCGCGCCCGTCTCATCActccccttcttcctgcCTCCTTTTTACTGCCAATCTGCCCCTCCTTTGTACCCTTTGCAGACGGCAGAAATCCTGCATCAACGACGTCTGCCGTCCTTTGCAGTCAACCGGGACAAGCAGAAGGAGCTCGGGAGACAGCCGTGTCCATCAGGATTGGTTTCGACTTCAGAGCCACCCTGCTACGCACTGGTTCCTGCTCCGTCTGTTTCCCCTCTCGCGTAGGTAGTCTGACCTAACAATTggctccctcccccctctcccaaACTCCCGCTCGCTGCCTTTACCCTGTCCCATCTTGCAGGCGCTGCCCAGCCAGGGAATCACCCGCTGTGACTCGCTGCACCCGCTGCGACAACGCCCTGCTGTTGGCTGAGAATGCATTTGGGCGGCTGGCAACTGCCTCGGGTCGCCTTGGTCGTTGCTTGGAAGCTGACCTCAATCTATCAGACACTCTTTTTCCGTCATCGTCTCGTGCAACCCAtcactccccccccccccccccccctttttcaCTCTTTCCCGGGGAACTACCAAACCCCCTTCCGCCTACCACTTGCAATCACGAACACGAGCGAGAAAGCCAGGCAAGAACAAGCCCACTACTATCCATACAATATCAATTGCCAAGTCGCTACTCTTTCGACTTCGCGATCCTCACCATCGATCCACTCGACACTTGACGCACTTTCGCTAAGCGCTTCACGCTCGCCGTTTACACGCAACGCACGCGGAGAGCCCCAACAGCAACCAAACAATAGGCGCAACTGACGTAGTGTGGTCGCACATGTTGTTCGCCCACTCCGTTTGCGGCCTCCGACCCCGAAACATTCAGTTTATGCCTAGGACCCCAGATAATGAGCCAGGCCCGTCGCTCTAGCTTCGGTATGCTTCTCAGACGCTCCAAGTCCGGCGACTTGGGAAAGGGTGGTAAGAAGGCCCAAGCCCAACGCGAACAGCAGGAACGCGAGGTCGAACGCCAGCGCCAAGCTGCCGTTTCCAAGAACCCTCCCAAGCTCCCCGAGTTCTACAAGGTCAATGACCAGCTCTCCAACTCCATCCCCTCCGACCTTCGCGCCGAGGAAGCCTCCATCATGTCCGACCACACCATAGGCACCGCCTATTCCACTCGCCCTTCCATGGAGCCCGGTCGCAGTGGTGTGGGCTTCGTCCCTCCCATTCCTCCCATCCCGGCCAACGCCTATGATCCCTATGCTCGCACAGAGAGCATGACGCACCGCGGTCGGTACAGCTACGCTAGCAGCGCCATCAGCACGGTGAACAGCCCTAGAAGGGTTCGGAGAAGAAAGGATCCCACTCCATTCAAGTGAGTCCCCCTTCCGAGACAAGGCCCCGCGTATCCCGTCACCGAAGCTTACTAACCCCTCACTAAGCATCCTCGTCATTGGCACCCGTGGCGCTGGCAAGACTTCCTTTCTCGAATTCCTCAAGACCGCCCTGGCACTCCCGCCGAAAAAGCGATCCCGCCGAACCGAGGCAGAGGAAGACAGCAGCCcccggccgcctccttctgGCAACTTCATCCCCCACTATCTTGAGACCGAGATTGATAGCGAGCGAGTCGGCCTTACAATCTGGGATTCGGAAGGCCTGGAGAAGAACGTTGTCGATCTCCAGCTTAGGGAGATGTCGGCCTTCCTGGAAAGCAAGTTTGAGGAGACTTTCACCGAGGAGATGAAGGTGATCCGATCGCCTGGTGTACAGGATACCCACATCCACGCCGTCTTCATGGTTCTCGAccccgcccgcctcgacCGCAACCTCGCGTCGGTGAGAAGCGGTGTGTCGAATGGTCACAACGGCAAGTACGCGCCTCCCGCTCGCATCCAGGGTGGTTTAGACGAGGATCTGGACCTCCAAGTCCTCCGTACTCTGCAGGGCAAGACGACGGTCATTCCTGTCATCTCCAAATCCGATACAATTACGACCAAGCACATGAACGTCCTCAAGAAGACTGTTTGGGAAACCATCAAGAAATCGGGCCTGGACCCTCTCGAGGCtctgggcgtcgacgaggatgatgactCCACCAAAatcgaggaggaagatgagatCGCATCGGAAAATGAACAGGCCGTGTCTCACGATGAGGATGACTTCCCTTTTCAAGACCGTGAGCGTGCACCCTCTTCGCCAGGCTCAAAACGACTTTCCAGCTCGTCCATCCGTCAACACAAGGCGAATCAAGGGgcaaaggccgaggagaTACCGTTCCTTCCTCTCTCCGTCATCAGCCCGGATCTGTACGAACCCGAGGTCTTGGGACGGCAATTTCCCTGGGGCTTTGCCGACCCCTACAACAAGGAGCACTGCGACTTCACCAGActcaaggacgccgtcttcAGCGAGTGGAGAGCTGAACTCCGTGAGGCCAGCAGGGAGCAGTGGTACGAGGGTTGGCGCACGTCGCGACTTAAGAACAACCCGAATGCCCGTCGACGATAGGCTGCTTCCAAACCAACCCGCAAGGTCCCCTCTTATGGACCACTGATACCCTTTCTCTTCTAAGTACACCGGTATTCCCAAGACCGGCTTTTAAACATGTTTCCTCCACTTGTTGTTTTTAAGATTTGAGAGCACCACGCAGCATACCCCTATTGTCCCGTTTTTCCTATGTCACATATTCTTACGAACTTCTATGGTTGGAAGGCATCCCGAAAACAGGCCGAAACGACAGCATCTTCAGGCCGAACTCGCATGACGAAAACCCTTTTGATATCCTCGGACGCTACCTTGCGATGGCAATCTCGGTCTGGCAAGGTGGCATTGTGTGGCATACCAGCATGTCCGACTCCCCATCATCGAGGGAGCTGGAGAGTGTGACGATTGCCAAGACTTCTGTTGCAGGAGAGGGATGCAAGACCTGTTTTGTGGTACATTTGCGCACCGAAAAAGCGCCACACCCGCTCCCTCACCGGCGGGGGTGACGATTCATTCTACCAGGCCCAATCTTTTTCTATTCTGCTTCAGTAACGACATTCGAGACCCCCGGGGACGAAGGAGCAGACTGAGGTTTGCAGGGGGTTTGTAAACAGTCAACAATCGGTTGGAGAGCAGCAGGTTGGTGGAGAAAGCCCTGTCGTTCGATTGGAAGAATAGGCTTGAGAGATACAGAGACACCAGTTGAGGTCAGTCACGGTGACCAACCAGGAGACGCCGGTCGACATCTGTAGGACAGCCTTGATAGGGACCGGATTTTCAATTCACGATTTCGAtttgtcttcttcgtcgaggaAGGTCTCGCGGTTGCGCCTGGAAAGAAAGGACTGTAACTTGCCAATGTTTTTTGTGATTGTAACAGATGACCAAGCCCCCTCTGAGTGGTCGGCCTACTAACAATGCTGCCATTGCAAACGAACGCAACTTTTGTCCCACAAACGCCTCGGAGCCCAGTGAAGCGAAGCTCAAACAATGCATCTTTCCTGCCCCCTTATCCATGTAGCAATACAATAACAACAATTTTGCTCGAGGCCTCTTTCCGCTTCTAGAGTTCTCACCTGCTGCTACCGCGAGCCGTCCCGTATTCCCTGCGGGAAAGGCCAAGAAATAACGCAAGCAAAACCATCGGTGGCCATCAATGAAGAAACATCCTTTAAATGCCATGCTCCTCTTCGCCGAGGGGCACGTACTCGGTATGCATCGGGTTGCCGtccgcgtcgacgtcggcctccGTGCGATCCGGATTCTTACCGCGACTGATGAGGGCCTGCCGCTCCTTcttgccgagggcgatgccgtcgaaGCCGGGGTAGAGGGGTAGGTCGGCTCTGCAAAACACGTCAGGACTACTATGGTTGGGTCTCGTTGGAACAAGGttcaaggatgaggagggtAGGTCaaggtgggtgggtggggggaggggaggggcgggcggcggagaagacaAAGGGCACACGACGTACTTCAGCAAGTCAACCTTGAGATTTCGCGCCTTGTCCCGGATGGCCTGCTGGTCGCGCGGGTGGTCAAAGATACAATCCTGCAGTACTTCGGGCCCCGGGTCGGAACCGCGGTGCTCGTGGAACTGGCGTTTGGCGATGAGCGCCCAGAGGCAATTGTGGTACTCAATGAGGCGAATAAGGCGCCGAGTGTCGCTGTCGGACCAGGGAACGCGTTGCTGCGGGCcgcgggaggcggcgcggcggtTCATTTCACTGAGCTCGCGGAAGGAGGGGCCGCTGCTGTTTGTGCTGCTCGGCAGGGAGCTacgcgaggaagaggaggaggaggagggaaggggggcggaGCCGCTGGGCGGGATGGAGTCTGCCTGACGAGGGGCTGAGGATGAtgggggtggcggcggtggaggcgCTGCGGTGGACGATAGACGAATGCGCTTCCGGGGACGAGAAGGGGGAGGCGGCATATCACGGCGGTCGCGGTCGAGTTGAGCCCTGCGTCGTGGGTCGGGTCTGCGGTCGTCGTACTCGAAACCATCGTCGGTATCttgggactgggactggggTTGCGTGCGTttggcgccgttgacgggGGTGAAGCCAGAGCGGACGaccggggcggcggggacaTGATCGCTGCTGGAACCGACATCGGCGGAAGGAGGCTGGATGCTGTTGCGGGTGATTGCGGTACTGGGaaggtcggcgaggatgccCTCGATGTCCGTGGACGCGAGAGAGGGCTCGCGGCGGCTCTGTTCTTGGTCTTCCTCGtagtcgtcgaggccgccgttgacggtTGGTTCGCGAGTGGTGCCCCGTCGAGGGTTGGTCGAGACTAGGGATGCGCGGGGCGCTTGTGATAGTTGTTTCTGCTGGGAAAGCATTGCTAAGAGGTGTACATTGGGTCGTGAGAGCATGTCGTCATGCCTGGGAGCGCATTAGCATTTCGAGGTGCCAGGGCAACGGGGGAGAGAAGACGACGTACACGTCCTTCCGGACTATGTCCTGTGCCGCCATGGACGAGGCCAGAGAGTCTGGCGGTGAAGACTCCCTTGGTAACGGCGGCGAGTCCCTTAAGCCCTCTTCGATCTCGTCAATGATCTTGCCGCACCAGGCGGATATCTTGGTGGTGAAATCGTCCGCAGCTTTAGGATCACCTTGAGACCCATCGAGCGGTCTTTCGAGAGGGAAGTTGCCATCCAGAGCCCGAACGGCCTCGGCAACGCTCTTTCCACGGATGAGGTTGAGAACCGTCTGCGCTCTCTCGCCAAAATGTTCAGCCTTGCGACCCTTGATACCCTTGAAGGGTCCATTCTGCAGAGCTTCCACCGCATTGGCTgacgcctcggcggcgcagAAGATGTTGGATGCCACGTCGACCGGGCTCTGCCGCTCGTCTTCCAGATTGTTCAGGTTAATAATCAACCTGTGTGTCCGGATATCCAGCGCGAGATcgatgtcctcctcggcgacaacCTCATGCCAGTCATCGCTGGGACAGAATGGCGCCGGGAAATCTTCGTCCAGACGCTCAAATAACCTGAAGAAATGACCATCCTGGCGATCCGCGACCGCCTCAGACAATGCTTCCAGCAAGGCAGTCGCGTTCGCCCCCACAGTGACGGCTCGGGCCTTGATCTCGCACTGCTCGCTGATGTGCCGAACGGTCTGGGGAAGGTCGATGAACAGCTCGTCTTGTTTCGCGAAGAACACCCTGGTGCCAAACCAATTGCGGCGGAGGACATCGAGCAGCCTGTGCCAGGACATTTTGCTTGGTTTGGGGTTCCGGAGCAGCCTCGCGAACCCCTCGGAGTTGTGCCAGAGGGAATCGAGGGCGTTCTCCTTAAGCTCGGCCTCCTCTCTGTCCTCCCTCTCGTCGGCTTCCTGTTCGGAcgggtcgtcgacgccatcgtccTCAACGCCCGGTAAATGCACCTGGCCTATGACTCGGTTAGTGCTGTGCCCGTAAGTTTCCAGGCCATAAAACTGCATCTCACCTTCGCGTGTGGCTCGCGCCGATAGCGACAGGTCTGGTGGCTGGGCTATGCCTAAGACAGCATGAGTTTCTGTGTTGTGAGAACGGAAAAGGGGGAAGAGCAAACGGACTCGAAAGCCGGGTATATCCAGGGGTCATAAATCTCTG belongs to Colletotrichum higginsianum IMI 349063 chromosome 5, whole genome shotgun sequence and includes:
- a CDS encoding Septin, with amino-acid sequence MSQARRSSFGMLLRRSKSGDLGKGGKKAQAQREQQEREVERQRQAAVSKNPPKLPEFYKVNDQLSNSIPSDLRAEEASIMSDHTIGTAYSTRPSMEPGRSGVGFVPPIPPIPANAYDPYARTESMTHRGRYSYASSAISTVNSPRRVRRRKDPTPFNILVIGTRGAGKTSFLEFLKTALALPPKKRSRRTEAEEDSSPRPPPSGNFIPHYLETEIDSERVGLTIWDSEGLEKNVVDLQLREMSAFLESKFEETFTEEMKVIRSPGVQDTHIHAVFMVLDPARLDRNLASVRSGVSNGHNGKYAPPARIQGGLDEDLDLQVLRTLQGKTTVIPVISKSDTITTKHMNVLKKTVWETIKKSGLDPLEALGVDEDDDSTKIEEEDEIASENEQAVSHDEDDFPFQDRERAPSSPGSKRLSSSSIRQHKANQGAKAEEIPFLPLSVISPDLYEPEVLGRQFPWGFADPYNKEHCDFTRLKDAVFSEWRAELREASREQWYEGWRTSRLKNNPNARRR
- a CDS encoding Myb dna-binding domain protein, with translation MVQTRAGRGAPDQIVVDDARSARLTRRRVDPDTTTTERAALATIAGATSRLVRSRGKEKVIPSSVTEEEMDAEEEDEEDDDGEEVVRNEPPARFNARHVFKGSMSPPPSESEMGSQSAAGTQRFMTPGYTRLSSIAQPPDLSLSARATREGQVHLPGVEDDGVDDPSEQEADEREDREEAELKENALDSLWHNSEGFARLLRNPKPSKMSWHRLLDVLRRNWFGTRVFFAKQDELFIDLPQTVRHISEQCEIKARAVTVGANATALLEALSEAVADRQDGHFFRLFERLDEDFPAPFCPSDDWHEVVAEEDIDLALDIRTHRLIINLNNLEDERQSPVDVASNIFCAAEASANAVEALQNGPFKGIKGRKAEHFGERAQTVLNLIRGKSVAEAVRALDGNFPLERPLDGSQGDPKAADDFTTKISAWCGKIIDEIEEGLRDSPPLPRESSPPDSLASSMAAQDIVRKDVHDDMLSRPNVHLLAMLSQQKQLSQAPRASLVSTNPRRGTTREPTVNGGLDDYEEDQEQSRREPSLASTDIEGILADLPSTAITRNSIQPPSADVGSSSDHVPAAPVVRSGFTPVNGAKRTQPQSQSQDTDDGFEYDDRRPDPRRRAQLDRDRRDMPPPPSRPRKRIRLSSTAAPPPPPPPSSSAPRQADSIPPSGSAPLPSSSSSSSRSSLPSSTNSSGPSFRELSEMNRRAASRGPQQRVPWSDSDTRRLIRLIEYHNCLWALIAKRQFHEHRGSDPGPEVLQDCIFDHPRDQQAIRDKARNLKVDLLKADLPLYPGFDGIALGKKERQALISRGKNPDRTEADVDADGNPMHTEYVPLGEEEHGI